Proteins from a single region of Hordeum vulgare subsp. vulgare chromosome 6H, MorexV3_pseudomolecules_assembly, whole genome shotgun sequence:
- the LOC123403349 gene encoding transcription factor JAMYB-like yields MEQLGWGREEGGWRKGPWTAQEDKLLLGYVRQQGEGRWNSVAKLTGLKRSGKSCRLRWVNYLRPDLKRGKITPQEENVILELHALWGNRWSTIARSLPGRTDNEIKNYWRTHFKKGKPSSKNIERARARFLKQRREIMQGQHEHQHQRGVQDDDGAASADNTGGGAASHHADEATTRPAPPPAKDDDLAMMQDMADIDDFLQYHHPMSAYFLLDGGTSDAGSSEEINTCGATWGSLWNLDDVDVVDDVGGGGACGWGSFALLQDQGLAFY; encoded by the exons ATGGAGCAGCTtgggtggggaagggaggagggaggGTGGAGGAAAGGGCCGTGGACGGCGCAGGAAGACAAGCTGCTGCTAGGCTATGTCCGGCAGCAGGGGGAAGGGAGGTGGAATTCTGTCGCCAAGCTCACAG GTCTGAAGAGAAGCGGGAAGAGCTGTAGGCTCCGGTGGGTGAATTACCTGCGGCCTGACCTCAAGAGAGGCAAGATCACGCCGCAGGAGGAGAACGTCATACTCGAGCTCCACGCCTTGTGGGGAAACAG ATGGTCGACGATTGCGCGTAGCCTCCCCGGCCGGACGGACAACGAGATCAAGAACTACTGGCGGACGCACTTCAAGAAGGGCAAGCCGTCGTCCAAGAACATCGAGCGCGCCAGGGCGCGCTTCCTCAAGCAGCGCCGCGAGATCATGCAGGGCCAGCACGAGCACCAGCACCAGCGCGGCGTCCAGGACGACGACGGTGCTGCCAGCGCGGACAACACCGGCGGTGGCGCGGCGAGCCATCACGCAGATGAAGCGACGACGCGgccagcgccgccgccggcgaAGGACGACGACCTCGCGATGATGCAGGATATGGCGGACATAGACGACTTCCTGCAGTACCACCACCCCATGTCGGCCTACTTCCTCCTCGACGGCGGCACCAGCGACGCGGGGTCCAGCGAGGAGATCAACACCTGCGGCGCCACGTGGGGCAGCCTGTGGAACCTCGACGACGTAGACGTTGTAGATGACGTCGGTGGTGGCGGCGCGTGCGGCTGGGGCAGCTTCGCTTTGCTCCAAGATCAGGGACTCGCTTTCTACTAG